The following coding sequences lie in one Pseudomonas sp. B33.4 genomic window:
- the speB gene encoding agmatinase has protein sequence MDVPMQNDQAITRDSLYGTAAESTYAGITSFMRRRYSRDLRGVDVAVSGVPFDTATSNRPGARFGPRGIRAASTGIAWERHWPWTFDPLDHLAVIDYGDCDFDFGSPHSVPESIEAHAEQILSAGSAMLTFGGDHFISYPLLKAHARKHGTLSLIHFDAHSDTWPDEEGKRVDHGTMFWHAAREGLVDPARSVQIGLRTTNDDHMGFQVLDARQVHRRGCEAIVEAIRARVGDNPVYLTFDIDCLDPAFAPGTGTPVCGGLSTVQALEILGGLRGINLVGMDVVEVAPAYDHAEVTSLAAATLAMEMLCLYAARHKVDL, from the coding sequence ATGGATGTGCCCATGCAAAACGATCAGGCGATCACCCGTGACAGCCTTTACGGCACTGCCGCCGAAAGCACCTACGCCGGCATCACCAGTTTCATGCGCCGGCGCTACAGCCGTGACCTGCGCGGCGTCGATGTCGCGGTCAGCGGCGTGCCGTTCGACACCGCCACCAGCAACCGCCCCGGCGCCCGTTTCGGACCTCGCGGGATTCGCGCCGCCTCCACCGGGATTGCCTGGGAACGCCACTGGCCTTGGACATTCGACCCGCTCGATCATCTGGCGGTGATTGATTACGGCGACTGCGACTTTGATTTCGGCTCGCCGCACAGCGTCCCGGAAAGCATCGAAGCCCATGCCGAGCAGATTCTCAGCGCGGGCAGCGCGATGTTGACGTTTGGCGGTGATCACTTCATCAGCTATCCGCTGCTCAAGGCCCACGCGCGCAAACACGGCACGCTGTCGCTGATTCACTTTGATGCGCACAGCGACACTTGGCCGGATGAGGAGGGTAAGCGAGTCGATCACGGTACGATGTTCTGGCATGCGGCGCGGGAAGGTTTGGTCGATCCGGCGCGTTCAGTGCAGATCGGTTTACGCACGACCAATGACGATCACATGGGTTTTCAGGTGCTGGACGCCCGGCAGGTGCATCGCCGTGGCTGCGAAGCGATTGTCGAAGCGATCCGCGCCCGGGTGGGCGATAACCCGGTGTACTTGACGTTCGATATCGACTGCCTGGATCCGGCCTTCGCTCCCGGCACCGGAACGCCTGTCTGCGGCGGCTTGAGCACCGTGCAAGCGCTGGAGATTCTTGGCGGTTTGCGCGGGATCAATCTGGTCGGCATGGACGTGGTGGAAGTTGCCCCGGCTTACGATCACGCCGAGGTCACCTCGCTGGCCGCCGCGACACTGGCCATGGAAATGCTTTGCCTTTATGCCGCCCGACACAAGGTCGATCTCTGA
- a CDS encoding aldo/keto reductase has product MHYKVFGRKTGLRVSELALGAGNFGTGWGHGAERDEAKRIFDGFLDAGGNFIDTANGYQGGQSETMLSEFIAPERDRLVIATKYSMGTTPADGISHTGNSRKNMVRAVEESLKRLNTDHIDLFWAHVTDGVTPMEEILRGFDDLVRAGKIHYAGLSNFPAWRVARGDVLAELRGFAPIAAIQVEYSLAERTAERELLPMAEALGLAATLWSPLAGGFLTGKYRGGDDNNRASKLGMLVHAEKSARETALLDTLLAVAAEIGASPTHVAIAWLREKARRSTTALIPILGSRTREQLDATLGALEVQLSEQHMARLEDSSSVPAGVPHETIAGATPRFTGPQTLDLPIIPVA; this is encoded by the coding sequence ATGCATTACAAGGTTTTTGGCCGCAAGACCGGTCTGCGTGTTTCTGAACTGGCGCTGGGCGCCGGCAATTTCGGCACCGGTTGGGGTCATGGCGCCGAACGTGACGAAGCCAAGCGTATCTTTGATGGCTTCCTCGATGCTGGCGGCAATTTCATTGATACCGCCAATGGCTATCAAGGTGGGCAATCGGAAACGATGCTCAGCGAATTCATTGCGCCGGAGCGTGATCGCCTGGTGATCGCCACCAAATACAGCATGGGCACAACCCCGGCCGACGGCATTTCCCACACCGGCAACAGCCGGAAAAACATGGTGCGCGCGGTTGAGGAAAGCCTCAAACGCCTGAACACCGATCACATCGATCTGTTCTGGGCCCACGTGACTGATGGCGTGACGCCGATGGAAGAAATCCTGCGCGGTTTTGATGACCTGGTGCGCGCTGGCAAGATTCACTATGCCGGCCTGTCGAACTTCCCGGCATGGCGCGTTGCCCGCGGCGACGTACTGGCGGAACTGCGTGGCTTCGCACCGATTGCAGCGATTCAGGTTGAGTACAGTCTCGCCGAGCGCACTGCCGAGCGCGAACTGCTGCCGATGGCTGAAGCGCTGGGACTCGCGGCGACGCTGTGGTCGCCACTGGCCGGTGGCTTCCTCACGGGCAAGTATCGCGGCGGTGATGACAACAACCGTGCGAGCAAACTCGGCATGCTGGTGCACGCGGAAAAAAGCGCCCGCGAAACTGCCCTGCTCGATACGTTGCTGGCCGTAGCTGCAGAAATCGGCGCCAGCCCGACCCACGTCGCCATCGCCTGGCTTCGCGAAAAAGCCCGGCGCTCGACTACCGCGCTGATTCCGATCCTCGGCTCGCGCACCCGCGAACAACTCGACGCCACCCTCGGCGCACTCGAGGTGCAACTGAGCGAACAGCACATGGCTCGGCTGGAAGACAGCAGCAGCGTGCCGGCCGGTGTACCGCACGAGACGATCGCCGGTGCCACACCCCGCTTCACCGGTCCGCAAACGCTGGACCTGCCGATCATTCCGGTGGCCTGA
- a CDS encoding YafY family protein, translating into MSRTTRLLTLLQVLRGKKRPVTAATLAAELEVSERTLYRDIAELTALGAPIHGEAGIGYVLRSGLFLPPLMLNADETEAIVLGLRYVDQRGDEVLGKAAADALAKIAAVLDPQAQEALRNPTVMPGPPGYGFPQNAVPLNVFRHAIRDQAKLLIDYADAQQTHSQRLIWPLALGFLNEVRIIVAWCELRGAYRTFRTDRISAASRQGDGYPGRRSDLLRTWREQMQLDESGRFTPDKN; encoded by the coding sequence GTGTCGCGTACCACTCGTCTTTTGACTTTGCTGCAAGTGCTGCGCGGCAAGAAACGCCCGGTGACGGCGGCAACACTGGCCGCCGAGCTGGAAGTATCGGAACGCACGCTCTACCGCGACATCGCTGAATTGACCGCCCTCGGCGCGCCGATCCATGGCGAGGCGGGGATCGGTTATGTGCTGCGCAGCGGTCTGTTTCTGCCACCGCTGATGCTCAATGCCGACGAGACCGAAGCCATCGTCCTCGGTTTGCGCTACGTCGATCAGCGCGGTGACGAAGTCCTCGGCAAAGCGGCGGCGGATGCGTTGGCGAAAATTGCCGCCGTGCTTGATCCGCAAGCCCAGGAGGCGTTGCGCAACCCCACCGTGATGCCGGGCCCGCCGGGCTATGGTTTTCCGCAAAACGCCGTGCCGTTGAACGTTTTCCGTCATGCCATCCGCGATCAGGCCAAATTGCTCATCGATTACGCCGACGCGCAACAGACGCACAGTCAGCGCCTGATCTGGCCCTTGGCGCTGGGCTTTCTCAATGAGGTGCGGATCATCGTCGCGTGGTGCGAATTGCGCGGCGCCTACCGTACATTTCGCACCGACCGGATCAGCGCTGCCAGCCGCCAGGGCGACGGTTATCCGGGACGGCGCAGCGACCTGTTGCGCACCTGGCGCGAGCAGATGCAACTGGATGAGAGCGGACGTTTCACTCCTGACAAAAACTGA
- a CDS encoding polyamine ABC transporter substrate-binding protein produces the protein MAPVFKLCFPALLLSVALQAQAEDKTLNLYSWADYVPPQTLQRFEQETGIHVRYDTFDTSEVLETKLLTGGSGYDVVVPSSSVLARGLAAGALKEIPHEGLKGYANLDPDLLEKMAAVDPGNRYGVPYTWGTLGLGMNVEAVKQRLPDVPLNSLDLLFKPENASKLKDCGIAILDSPQEVIGLALHYLGKDPYSTDKNDLAAAEALLQKLQPSVLYVASGRQINDLASGNVCLALTYNGDASMAADQARKANKPYEVAYRIPKEGTLVWQDNLAIPKDAPHPEAARAFIEFMLRPDSVAELTNTLFFATANQAATPLVDEAVRNDPDIYPSSDVRARLYADRSMSLKDMRQRTRLWTTFRSHQ, from the coding sequence ATGGCTCCCGTGTTCAAGCTGTGTTTCCCCGCGCTGCTGTTGTCCGTGGCTCTTCAGGCGCAGGCCGAAGACAAGACGCTCAATCTCTACAGCTGGGCCGATTACGTGCCGCCGCAAACCCTGCAACGGTTTGAGCAGGAGACTGGCATTCATGTGCGTTACGACACCTTTGATACTTCCGAGGTGCTGGAGACCAAATTGCTCACCGGCGGCAGCGGTTATGACGTGGTGGTGCCGTCGTCCAGCGTTCTGGCACGGGGACTCGCGGCCGGGGCGCTGAAGGAAATTCCCCACGAGGGCCTCAAGGGCTACGCCAATCTTGATCCGGACTTGCTGGAGAAAATGGCGGCGGTCGACCCCGGCAATCGTTACGGCGTGCCGTACACCTGGGGCACGCTGGGTCTGGGCATGAACGTCGAGGCCGTGAAGCAGCGGCTGCCTGATGTGCCGCTGAACAGCCTCGACCTGCTGTTCAAACCGGAGAACGCCAGCAAGCTCAAGGATTGCGGCATCGCCATTCTCGATTCGCCGCAAGAGGTTATCGGTCTGGCCCTGCATTACTTGGGTAAAGATCCCTACAGCACCGACAAGAACGATCTGGCTGCCGCCGAGGCGTTGTTGCAGAAACTTCAGCCATCGGTGCTCTACGTCGCCAGCGGCCGGCAGATCAATGATCTGGCCAGTGGCAACGTGTGCCTCGCGCTGACCTATAACGGCGATGCGAGCATGGCCGCTGATCAGGCACGCAAGGCCAATAAACCGTACGAAGTGGCCTACCGCATTCCCAAGGAGGGCACGCTGGTGTGGCAGGACAATCTGGCCATTCCCAAAGACGCGCCACATCCCGAAGCCGCGCGAGCGTTCATCGAGTTCATGCTGCGCCCCGATTCCGTGGCCGAACTGACCAACACGCTGTTTTTTGCCACCGCCAACCAGGCCGCCACGCCATTGGTGGATGAGGCAGTGCGCAACGATCCCGACATCTACCCATCGAGCGATGTGCGCGCGCGGCTGTATGCCGATCGCAGCATGAGCCTCAAGGACATGCGCCAGCGCACGCGTCTGTGGACCACTTTCCGTAGCCATCAATAA